Genomic segment of Streptomyces sp. NA02950:
CGTCGTGATGATGACCGTGGTGGCTTCCGTCGTGGTGACCGCCGTGATGACGATCGTGGTGGTTTCCGTCGTGATGATCGCCGGGACGACCGTGGCGGGTTCCGTCGTGACGATCGCCGGGACGAGCGTCGCGGTGATCGCCGTGATGACCGTGGGGGTTACCGGCGCGATGACCGTCGGGACGATCGCGGTGGCTTCCGTCGTGATGACCGTCGTGATGACCGATCGTCGTTGCGGCGCGACGACCGCCGCGATGAGCGGCCCTCGTTCCGGCGTGATGACCGCCGGGACGAGCGTCGTGATGACCGCCGTGACGACCGTGGCGGGTTCCGGCGCGATGGCCGGGACGGCCGTGACGATCGCGGGCCGCGTCGTCCGTACGGGTACGGTCAGGGCCGCGGGCGCGAGGACCGGCCCGGCGGTGGCTTCAAGGGGCGTCGTGACGACCGTTCCGGCGGCTACGGGCGCCGTGACGACCGGGCCCGGGAGCGCGGCGACCGCGAGCCGATCAAGCGGTTGCCGATCCCGGAGGACGTGACCGGCGACGAGATCGACAAGGCCGTGCGGCAGGAGCTGATGAGCCTGCCGAAGACGCTCGCGGAGGACGTGGCGAAGAACCTCGTCATGGTCGCCAAGCTGCTCGACACCGAGCCCGAGCAGGCGTACCAGTACGCCCGTATCGCGCTGCGGCTCGCCTCCCGGGTGGCCGCCGTGCGCGAGGCCGCCGGGTTCGCGTCGTACGCCGTGGGGAAGTACTCCGAGGCCCTCGCCGAGTTCCGGGCGGCCCGGCGGATGACCGGCAATGCTGAGCTGTGGCCGGTGATGGCCGACTGCGAGCGTGGCATGGGCCGTCCCGAGCGGGCGCTCGCCATGGCCGGTGAGCCCGAGGTGCAGAAGCTGGACCGGGCCGGTCAGGTCGAGATGCGGCTGGTGGCCGCCGGTGCCCGCCGTGACATGGGCCAGGCCGACGCCGCCGTGGTGACCTTGCAGAGCCAGGAGCTGGCCTCGCACTCCGTCCAGCCGTGGACCGCGCGGCTGCGCTATGCGTACGCCGACGCGCTGCTGGCCGTGGGACGCGAGGACGAGGCCCGCGAGTGGTTCGCCAAGGCGCTCGAGGCCGATCAGGGTGGGACCACGGACGCGTCGGACCGGCTCGCGGAGCTGGACGGTGTGGAGTTCGTGGACGCTCTCGACCCCGACGAGGCGGTCCAGGACGAGGCCAACGACGAGGTCGAGGCCCAGGCCCCCGACATTGCCGAGGTGCCCGAGCCGGAGGAGGCCGTCGAGGTGGTCGAGGAGCGGGCCGCCGAGGAGCAGCAGGACGGCGACGACCGCTGACAGCATGACGAGGGCGGAACCCGGCCACGGGTTCCGCCCTCGTCGCTCTCCGGTTCCGGTTCCGGTTCCGGTTCCGGTTCCGGGTCAGCCCAGCGTCAGACTGCGCAGCACCAGCCCCGTGGCGGGCTTCGGTCCGAAGGACGTCGACTTGTGCGGCATGGCGACGCCCTGGCGGGCCAGGTCGTGGACGACGTCCTCGTCCACCGGATGCATCAGCACCGCCGTGCCGCCCAGCCGCTCCGCCTGCTCGACCGCGGCTTCCGCGTCGTGGATGTAGCCGATGTGCTCGGGCGCGTCCGGGACGTTCCAGAGGTGGTCCAGCAGGACCGAGTGGAGGATCGTCGCGTCCAGGGTGCGCCATGCCTCCGGGCGCCCCCCGGGGACCGTACGGGCCAGCAGCTCGGCGTCGGGGCGGTCCAGGAGGTGGAAGCGTCCGTCCCCGGTGAGCAGGAAGGCGTTTCCGCCGGGCTGTGCGGCCGTGGCCTCGGCCAGCGCGTCGAGGGCGCGCGGCAGTGGGCCGTCGATCTCCTGGATCCGGAAGGCGTGGCCCGCCGCGGCCAGGGCCTTGGCGGGCGGCAGCCGCCGCAGCAGCCGGTGGATGGCCCGGACCCGGAGCGGGTAGCGGGTGGTGTCCACGAGCAGGACGAGTCCGTAGTCCCACGGGCCGGGCTCCGGCCGCTCCTCGCGCAACCGCAGATAGGTGGCCCAGCGGTGGTGGCCGTCGGCGATGAGCGCCTGGTGGCGGCGGAGGTCGGTGGCGATCTCGACGAGGTCGCCCGGATCGGTCAGCCGCCACAGATGGTGGTCGATGCCGTCCTCGGTGGTCGTGGACAGCAACGGTTCGCGGTGCACGGTGCGTTCGATGACATGGGCGGCACCGCTCGCCCCGCCGTTGCCGCGGTAGGCGAGCAGCAGGGGCTCCAGATTGGCCGCGGTGGCGCGCATCAGATCGGCGCGGTCCTCGACGATATGCGGCATGACCTCCTCGTGCGGGAGGACGACGCCCTCCTCGCGGGGGCTCAGCCGGAGGGCACCGATCAGACCGCGCTGGAGGGTCGGGCCGTCGCGCTGTTCATAGATGTAGAGCGCCGGTTCCGGGTCGGCGGCGAGGATGCCGTCGGCCTGCCAGCGGCGCAGCGTCTCGGCGGCCTGCCGGTGGCGGTCGGCGGGGGTGCCGGCCTGCGGCAGGATCAACCGGACGATGTTGTAGGGGTCCGCGGTCTCGAGTTCGCGCAGACCGTCGGGCCGAACTACCACGTCATAGGGCGGGGAGGTGACAGCGGCGATGCTGCTGACCCGTTCCGCCGCGTAGCGCAGCCCACGGAACGGGGTGAGCTGGAGACCTTGCCCGCCAGGCCCTGGAATGCTCATTTGAGAATGCTATGCCCCGTACGGGGATGGGCGATGATCGGGGGAGAAGCGCACAGATCTGCGAGGAGTGTGTCCATCCATGAACCAGACCGCCGTCCGGACCCGGCCCGAGGGCAGTCAGCGGCCGCTGAACGAGGTGTACGACACCGCCCTGCTGGACCTCGACGGGGTGGTGTACGCCGGTGGTGAGGCGATCGACCACGCCGTGGAGGCGCTGGGCACCGTGCGGGACGACGGGATGCGGCTGGCGTATGTGACCAACAACGCACTGCGTACACCGCAGGCGGTGGCCGAGCACCTGACCCGCCTCGGGGTGCCCGCCGAGCCCGCTGATGTGATCACCTCGGCGCAGGCGGTGGCCCGCCTGATCGCCGAGCAGATGCCGTCGGGCGCACGGGTGCTGGTGATCGGCGGGGAGGGGCTGCGGGTGGCGCTGCGCGAGCGCGGTCTGACGCCGGTGGAGTCGGCGGACGACGATCCGGCGGCGGTGGTGCAGGGGTACGGCGGTCCGGACCTGCCCTGGTCCCGGCTCATGGAGGCGGGGTACGCGGTGGGGCGCGGGGTGCCGTGGTTCGCGTCCAACACGGATCTGACGATTCCGAGCGGACGGGGTATCGCCCCGGGCAATGGCGCGGCGGTGGAAGTCGTACGGATCGTCACCGGCAGGTCTCCGCAGGTGGCGGGGAAGCCGTTGCCGCCGATGCACCGGGAGACGGTCCTGCGGACCGGTGCCCGGCGGCCGTTGGTGGTGGGGGACCGGCTGGACACCGATATCGAGGGGGCGTACGCGGGCGAGGTGGACTCGCTGCTCGTGCTGACCGGGGTGACGGACGCGGCGCAGTTGCTGGCGGCCGGGCCGGAGCACCGGCCGACGTATGTGGACCGCGACTTGAGGGGGCTGCTCGCCGCCCAGCCGGAGGTGGAGCCCGCCGGGGGCACCGACGGCGCCGGGGGTGGCGCCGCGGACGGTTTCCGGTGCGGAGGCTGGAGGGCCCGGGTGCACGACGGCGCGCTGCTGCTGGAGGGCGACGGGGGCGAGCCGCTGGACGGGCTGCGGGCGCTGTGCGCGGCGGCCTGGACCGCGGCGGGTGACGGTGTGAGCTCCGCGG
This window contains:
- a CDS encoding tetratricopeptide repeat protein, which encodes MPIPEDVTGDEIDKAVRQELMSLPKTLAEDVAKNLVMVAKLLDTEPEQAYQYARIALRLASRVAAVREAAGFASYAVGKYSEALAEFRAARRMTGNAELWPVMADCERGMGRPERALAMAGEPEVQKLDRAGQVEMRLVAAGARRDMGQADAAVVTLQSQELASHSVQPWTARLRYAYADALLAVGREDEAREWFAKALEADQGGTTDASDRLAELDGVEFVDALDPDEAVQDEANDEVEAQAPDIAEVPEPEEAVEVVEERAAEEQQDGDDR
- a CDS encoding DUF1015 family protein — protein: MSIPGPGGQGLQLTPFRGLRYAAERVSSIAAVTSPPYDVVVRPDGLRELETADPYNIVRLILPQAGTPADRHRQAAETLRRWQADGILAADPEPALYIYEQRDGPTLQRGLIGALRLSPREEGVVLPHEEVMPHIVEDRADLMRATAANLEPLLLAYRGNGGASGAAHVIERTVHREPLLSTTTEDGIDHHLWRLTDPGDLVEIATDLRRHQALIADGHHRWATYLRLREERPEPGPWDYGLVLLVDTTRYPLRVRAIHRLLRRLPPAKALAAAGHAFRIQEIDGPLPRALDALAEATAAQPGGNAFLLTGDGRFHLLDRPDAELLARTVPGGRPEAWRTLDATILHSVLLDHLWNVPDAPEHIGYIHDAEAAVEQAERLGGTAVLMHPVDEDVVHDLARQGVAMPHKSTSFGPKPATGLVLRSLTLG
- a CDS encoding HAD-IIA family hydrolase translates to MNQTAVRTRPEGSQRPLNEVYDTALLDLDGVVYAGGEAIDHAVEALGTVRDDGMRLAYVTNNALRTPQAVAEHLTRLGVPAEPADVITSAQAVARLIAEQMPSGARVLVIGGEGLRVALRERGLTPVESADDDPAAVVQGYGGPDLPWSRLMEAGYAVGRGVPWFASNTDLTIPSGRGIAPGNGAAVEVVRIVTGRSPQVAGKPLPPMHRETVLRTGARRPLVVGDRLDTDIEGAYAGEVDSLLVLTGVTDAAQLLAAGPEHRPTYVDRDLRGLLAAQPEVEPAGGTDGAGGGAADGFRCGGWRARVHDGALLLEGDGGEPLDGLRALCAAAWTAAGDGVSSADPGKALARLGW